In Trichoderma breve strain T069 chromosome 4, whole genome shotgun sequence, the following proteins share a genomic window:
- a CDS encoding fungal specific transcription factor domain-containing protein — translation MDRSVSDRESQQFYQGPPILPRPTEDAETHGSSGVSSSRHPPRIHHRSCTECSRRKVRCNHHQPCSNCVKAGSECIFPTSRRTPRRLQSTEIAQLVAQGEADDNGDEGNCSEERIRQDEEAGSHQISLFEESARLMLDHDRSRYISNHFWASMSREIDEMRDILDGSSSEQENDDQEHQDQGSEATPSSRLSHNSRDFPIFSPSATSQSLQSLYPSSSDLLTIFDVFQENVDPVVHIFHRPTMRKTITEVLPVLDRSSMDRMTEVVVFSICYAALTSLNDADCQKLLGEERRVLLSRYRYATEQSLSRARFLESQNLGILAALILFLLCLRRHDDSRLVSSLLGVVIRNAQAVGLHRDGTKFNLSPYETEWRRRLWWHICVLDIRAAEDHGCDPSIYDQNYDTRFPLNINDDDLSPEATVAPPERQGVTDMTFCLLRFEVAVAIRKLNYHGPVGNQEPALSTVEKRDFVERIEKRFYERYINCCDITKPFDWVSAAWARLMLSKMWLAVSNPLHLQDTADGAASLSLRRVAFERSVEMLELADSLETGHRAARWRWLFMTHVQWHAVVFVLAYLCVHPTDELSHRAWLVMDRVCERWPHDSRSKKGMLWKPIHRLMDRAQQIRGGQGGNPPKEPGVFEESHHQSYHNPPPGAPSQTRDLAIPLTEFEPMTQSTDLARENAAPSVPPTCQGTDEAEHHLTTSIGLADSSSTPNFGVSVQAPGIDGLQDLQDHQSDWANILHELQHGFQEDPYADMTDPTEAINEYGNNLWGML, via the exons ATGGACCGAAGCGTCAGCGACCGTGAATCCCAGCAATTCTACCAGGGACCGCCCATCTTACCGCGACCTACAGAGGATGCAGAAACCCATGGCTCTTCAGGCGTTTCATCTTCTCGGCATCCGCCTCGGATTCATCATCGTAGCTGTACCGAGTGCAGCCGCCGCAAGGTGCGATGCAACCATCACCAGCCGTGCTCCAACTGCGTCAAGGCTGGGAGCGAATGCATCTTTCCCACGTCCAGGCGCACCCCG CGCCGACTGCAATCCACCGAGATTGCACAGCTGGTTGCTCAGGGCGAAGCTGAtgacaatggcgatgaggGCAACTGCTCCGAGGAAAGAATTcgtcaagatgaagaggcgggAAGCCATCAAATCAGTCTTTTCG AGGAGTCTGCTCGGCTAATGCTTGATCATGACCGTAGCCGGTACATCAGCAATCATTTCTGGGCAAGTATGTCCAGAGAG ATTGATGAAATGCGCGACATCTTGGACGGCTCCTCCTCAGAGCAGGAAAATGACGATCAAGAacaccaagaccaaggcaGCGAGGCAACACCAAGCTCTCGTCTATCACACAACAGCCGCGACTTTCCCATCTTCAGCCCGTCTGCCACTTCTCAGTCACTGCAGTCTCTCTACCCGAGCTCTTCGGATCTTTTGACCATTTTTGACGTGTTCCAAGAAAACGTCGACCCCGTTGTTCACATCTTCCACCGCCCTACGATGCGGAAAACCATCACTGAGGTACTGCCGGTCCTAGACAGATCGTCGATGGACCGCATGACGGAAGTGGTTGTGTTTTCCATCTGCTATGCCGCATTGACTAGTCTGAACGATGCGGACTGTCAGAAGCTGTTGGGAGAAGAACGGCGCGTGTTGCTCTCCCGGTATCGGTATGCGACTGAGCAGTCACTCTCCAGAGCTCGCTTCCTGGAGTCGCAAAACCTAGGGATCCTCGCAGCCTTGATATTGTTCCTGCTCTGCCTTCGTCGACATGATGACTCCCGCCTTGTGTCCAGCCTGCTCGGTGTGGTGATTCGCAATGCGCAAGCCGTGGGATTGCATCGCGACGGCACAAAGTTCAACCTCTCGCCGTACGAGACGGAGTGGAGGCGTCGTCTGTGGTGGCACATTTGCGTGCTCGACATTCGCGCCGCCGAAGATCACGGGTGCGACCCGTCAATTTACGACCAAAATTACGATACCAGATTCCCGCTGAATATCAACGATGACGACCTTTCTCCCGAAGCTACTGTTGCGCCGCCAGAACGACAGGGAGTCACCGATATGACCTTTTGTCTCCTACGCTTCGAGGTTGCAGTCGCCATCCGCAAGCTCAACTACCATGGGCCTGTTGGGAATCAGGAGCCAGCACTGTCCACGGTTGAGAAACGTGACTTTGTGGAGAGAATAGAGAAACGCTTTTATGAACGCTACATTAACTGCTGCGACATCACCAAACCCTTTGACTGGGTCTCAGCTGCATGGGCACGGCTGATGCTGTCCAAAATGTGGCTTGCTGTGAGCAATCCGCTACATCTCCAAGACACTGCCGACGGTGCTGCTTCTCTCAGTCTCCGACGCGTAGCCTTTGAAAGGTCCGTCGAAATGCTGGAGCTAGCAGACTCTTTAGAAACAGGGCATAGAGCTGCACGATGGCGGTGGCTGTTCATGACACACGTCCAGTGGCACGCTGTTGTCTTTGTGCTGGCCTATCTCTGCGTCCATCCCACCGATGAGCTGTCCCATCGTGCATGGCTGGTGATGGACAGAGTCTGTGAGCGGTGGCCTCACGATAGTCGCTCTAAGAAAGGGATGCTCTGGAAGCCTATTCACCGACTCATGGACCGCGCGCAACAAATTCGGGGCGGCCAAGGAGGAAATCCTCCAAAAGAGCCCGGTGTCTTCGAAGAGAGCCATCACCAGTCTTACCATAATCCTCCACCAGGTGCCCCTTCGCAAACTCGAGACTTGGCGATCCCGCTCACAGAATTCGAACCGATGACTCAATCTACAGACCTTGCCAGAGAGAACGCTGCCCCTTCAGTCCCTCCGACATGCCAAGGCACCGATGAAGCTGAGCATCACCTCACTACAAGTATCGGCCTAGCAGACAGCAGCTCTACACCCAACTTTGGGGTTTCCGTGCAGGCTCCCGGCATCGATGGCCTCCAGGATCTCCAGGACCACCAGTCAGACTGGGCCAACATCCTACATGAACTGCAGCATGGGTTTCAGGAGGACCCATACGCCGACATGACAGATCCAACAGAGGCAATAAATGAGTACGGCAACAACCTCTGGGGCATGCTCTAG
- a CDS encoding ADP-ribosylglycohydrolase domain-containing protein: protein MSPIPDDYLHRVYAGVLGKLVGVYLGRPFENWTYQEIQDKLGDIRYYVHDKLGLPLVVIDDDVSGTFTFVRALEEHAASADLSSEDVGKTWLNNVVEGRSIFWWGGNGISTEHTAFLNLKNGITAPASGAFKTNGRTLAEQIGAQIFIDGWAMVAPGNQALAAQLAETAARVSHDGESVYAAKLWAVMEAEAFLSSDVNHLLDAGLAFVPTDSIIARMIADVRRWVQEDGDWRQTRQRIEDNYGYDKYLGICHVVPNHAIMIMAVLYAGHDFHEAMHVINTCGWDTDCNAGNVACLVALMHGLAAFQDGPDWLGPLADRAIISSADGGYSINNAARIAYDIVNLGHRLSGNPAFQPPKDGAQFHFSLPGSVQGFQSPSDLARISQSQGSGVDSLCIHINNLTDTSDAVEVMTPTFTPLDILQVDRNYEIMASPLVYPGQRVKAELHAADSNTAVSTVFLRIKAYDENDILRTVDSQPISMKSGQQDSLEWIIPESLQNWPIQQIGIAISTSTGSPNFDGAIFLHSLRWDGAPRMTLKRPANKSRYQSFWNRAWVSSIDKVHTDMGPSFFIAQDRGEGLLSQGARDWIDYDVTVSNFVVNFGGPMGVAARVQGLNRYYGLMFTKDKRVALVKAADDKRIELMSMPFAWEDNHKYQVHLRVRGSKIEGKVGQVELAVTDEDYVGGAVGLVVTDGSLSADSISISPIDS, encoded by the coding sequence ATGTCACCTATACCTGATGACTATCTGCATCGAGTCTATGCTGGCGTTCTTGGAAAGCTGGTGGGTGTCTACCTTGGACGGCCGTTCGAAAACTGGACGTATCAAGAAATACAGGATAAGCTCGGAGACATTCGCTACTATGTACACGACAAGCTAGGTCTACCACTTGTTGTAATTGACGATGACGTCTCAGGTACTTTTACCTTTGTTCGCGCGCTAGAAGAGCACGCTGCCTCTGCAGACCTCTCGTCTGAGGATGTCGGCAAGACTTGGTTGAACAACGTCGTGGAGGGTCGCTCTATCTTCTGGTGGGGAGGCAATGGCATCTCGACCGAGCACACAGCATTCCTCAATCTCAAGAATGGCATCACTGCCCCTGCAAGTGGTGCGTTTAAGACGAATGGTCGCACTTTGGCAGAGCAGATTGGCGCTCAAATCTTCATCGATGGCTGGGCTATGGTCGCTCCAGGAAATCAGGCTCTGGCGGCGCAGCTTGCCGAGACAGCTGCACGGGTGAGCCACGATGGCGAGAGCGTATATGCGGCCAAGTTATGGGCGGTCATGGAGGCAGAAGCGTTCCTGTCCAGCGACGTCAaccatctccttgatgccGGTCTGGCGTTTGTTCCAACTGACTCCATTATCGCGCGGATGATTGCCGACGTCAGGCGCTGGGTGCAAGAGGACGGCGACTGGAGGCAAACGCGTCAGCGAATCGAAGACAATTATGGCTATGATAAGTATCTGGGCATCTGTCACGTTGTCCCCAACCATGCCATTATGATCATGGCTGTACTATACGCAGGCCATGACTTCCATGAGGCCATGCATGTCATCAACACATGTGGTTGGGATACCGATTGCAATGCCGGAAACGTTGCGTGCTTGGTTGCTCTGATGCACGGCCTGGCCGCATTTCAAGATGGTCCTGACTGGCTAGGCCCTTTGGCCGATCGagccatcatctccagcgcTGACGGTGGCTACTCGATCAACAACGCAGCGCGTATAGCATACGACATAGTCAATCTCGGCCACCGCTTATCCGGCAACCCAGCCTTCCAGCCGCCAAAGGATGGCGCTCAGTTTCATTTCTCCCTTCCTGGTAGTGTTCAGGGCTTCCAGTCGCCTTCAGATCTGGCTCGTAtcagccaaagccaaggcaGCGGAGTCGATAGCCTTTGTATTCACATCAACAATCTGACAGACACGAGCGACGCTGTCGAAGTAATGACACCAACCTTTACCCCGCTAGATATCCTCCAAGTCGATCGAAACTACGAAATCATGGCCTCACCTCTGGTGTACCCAGGCCAAAGGGTCAAAGCAGAACTGCACGCAGCCGACAGCAACACTGCAGTCTCGACTGTGTTTCTGAGAATCAAGGCATACGACGAAAACGACATCTTGAGAACCGTGGATAGTCAGCCTATAAGTATGAAGTCCGGGCAGCAGGATAGCCTGGAATGGATCATCCCCGAAAGCCTTCAGAACTGGCCCATCCAGCAGattggcatcgccatcagcaCTTCCACAGGCTCTCCGAACTTTGATGGTGCCATATTCCTTCACAGCTTGCGATGGGATGGCGCGCCTCGAATGACACTGAAACGACCCGCGAATAAGAGTAGATACCAGAGTTTCTGGAACCGTGCCTGGGTCAGTTCCATAGACAAAGTGCACACTGACATGGGGCCGTCATTCTTCATCGCTCAAGACCGAGGCGAGGGCCTCCTAAGTCAGGGTGCCAGGGACTGGATCGACTATGATGTGACGGTGTCGAATTTCGTAGTCAATTTCGGTGGACCGATGGGGGTTGCCGCTCGGGTCCAGGGACTGAACCGCTATTACGGGCTCATGTTTACCAAAGACAAGCGCGTGGCGTTGGTTAAGGCCGCTGACGATAAGAGGATAGAGCTGATGAGCATGCCTTTTGCATGGGAAGATAATCACAAGTACCAAGTGCACCTACGCGTGCGGGGCAGCAAGATCGAAGGTAAAGTCGGTCAGGTGGAATTGGCGGTGACAGACGAGGACTATGTAGGAGGCGCAGTGGGTTTGGTGGTGACGGATGGTTCACTATCAGCCGATAGCATCTCTATTTCTCCAATAGACAGCTGA
- a CDS encoding sugar transporter domain-containing protein has protein sequence MAHRKISRFIPRDQKWLIACLIAVSSVDSVLVGYDSSLMGSLNVMPSYSSYFTLTTTTKSLNTAISYVGGAAISPLAGFLADWRGRRECVFWSALVTLIGGVIQGTAQNIGMFIAGRCIVGAGMGLAQTTAPTLVAETTPVKYRGFALGMYYACWGIGTLIAAGVCFGTQKLDSTYAWRIPSLLQAAPSFVCFLILLFVPESPRWLISHDRHEEALEVLSIVNGGDADDVQVQYREIADTINFEKEHSLGLVQAICKKSSRKRLLITTTFSAIVMLPGTNIITFYFGEMLQNAGIQSPNTQLQINVILTSWSLVIAVVSAWYTDLLGRRQLCSASLALQTAFIFIFGAFTKLYGDSTNTSGIYATIAIIFLYNGAYNWGITPLTVLYPPEILSFEIRGVGMGIYTFATKCCGLLVTMAVPFGLQAIGWKFYMVNGCFDVLMLVFVIFVWVETRGLSLEEVDELFDKEKREVVAVQVHAETKVDIQHKEC, from the exons ATGGCTCATCGAAAGATTTCGCGCTTCATTCCACGAGACCAAAAGTGGCTCATAGCATGTCTCATCGCAGTGTCATCGGTGGACTCTGTG CTTGTCGGCTACGACAGCTCGCTCATGGGTAGCCTCAACGTGATGCCCTCCTACAGCAGCTACTTTACTCTTACCACCACGACAAAGTCGCTCAATACAGCCATCTCCTATGTTGGCGGTGCCGCCATCTCACCTCTGGCAGGGTTTCTGGCCGACTGGCGAGGTCGCCGCGAGTGCGTATTTTGGTCCGCTCTGGTGACTCTCATCGGCGGTGTCATCCAGGGTACTGCTCAGAACATCGGAATGTTCATCGCCGGGCGGTGCATCGTCGGCGCGGGTATGGGTCTGGCCCAGACGACAGCGCCGACGCTGGTTGCTGAAACCACTCCCGTCAAATATCGAGGCTTCGCTCTCGGCATGTACTACGCTTGCTGGGGCATAGGTACACTTATCGCGGCCGGCGTCTGCTTTGGG ACGCAGAAACTCGATTCAACGTACGCCTGGCGCATTCCGAGTCTTTTGCAGGCGGCTCCAAGCTTCGTCTGCTTTCTTATTTTGTTATTCGTTCCTGAGTCACCTCGTTGGCTCATCAGCCATGACCGACACGAAGAAGCGTTGGAGGTTCTCAGCATCGTCAACGGTGGCGACGCCGACGATGTACAGGTCCAGTATCGCGAGATTGCGGACACAATCAACTTTGAAAAGGAACACAGCCTGGGCCTGGTGCAAGCGATCTGCAAAAAGTCCAGCCGCAAGCGCTTGTTGATTACAACCACGTTCTCGGCCATTGTCATGCTCCCGGGAACTAACATCATCACCTTTTACTTTGGCGAAATGCTACAGAACGCCGGTATTCAGAGCCCAAATACACAACTCCAAATCAACGTCATTCTCACATCGTGGAGCTTGGTCATTGCCGTCGTCTCAGCCTGGTATACGGATTTGCTGGGCCGGAGACAACTCTGCTCTGCTAGCTTGGCTCTGCAGActgccttcatcttcatattTGGCGCCTTCACGAAACTCTATGGAGACTCAACCAATACTTCTGGTATATATGCAACGATTGCCATCATATTCTTGTACAATGGCGCATACAACTGGGGCATCACGCCGCTCACAGTCCTCTATCCTCCCGAaattttgtcttttgagaTCAGAGGAGTCGGCATGGGCATTTATACCTTTGCCACAAAGTGTTGCGGTCTTCTGGTGACCATGGCTGTACCTTTCGGCCTGCAGGCTATTGGATGGAAATTTTACATGGTGAATGGATGTTTCGATGTCTTGATGCTTGTCTTTGTTATTTTTGTGTGGGTGGAAACTCGTGGTCTCAGCCTTGAAGAGGTCGACGAGCTGttcgacaaggagaagcgTGAGGTGGTCGCTGTGCAAGTCCATGCAGAAACCAAGGTAGACATACAGCACAAAGAGTGTTGA
- a CDS encoding bacterial alpha-L-rhamnosidase 6 hairpin glycosidase domain-containing protein has product MGHSESPVLVLPPTFEQHHNGFGVQCAQPRLSWRFSCLNEQIRNWKQTAYDIAISSNSTEPGQVFHVESEDNVLVPWPNSEPLNSRARRFVRVRCYGKYSLFDGRDNDSDHDSVTEWSASSLLEIALLRNSDWKGSMITVSEPWPLGPDHSARPLCFHKRFHLSLKDGTIDRGRLYATSHGVYSVRINGRKVGDQCLAPGFQSYHKRLHYQIYDIKDLLVTPGWNKIEIDVAAGWFASATSWARKRFIYGQKLGVLLQLEIWAADSSLPILVNTDASWSVSNTPLVSSEILDGEIFDQSLSVGSSKLDDAKFSVRESPIAVSRLISPEAPPVRVVERLEAKDIFKSRSGTAVIVDFGQNIAGRICVRRVQKPAGSRITFRHAEVIQDGEIMCRPLRTAKARDIIICDGRELFDWHPQHTFHGFRYVEIAGWSPDDKNCPLTKACIVAEVMHTDMLRTGWFSCSNDDVNRLHENALCSIKSNFLSVPTECPSRDERFGWTGDLNIIAPTANFLYDTAGMLGNWLQDLYLDQMEGTEYWRQGVVPLFIPNSLLRNGDGGHGWDPMPNGVWGDAAVMVPWGLYRMSGDVSFLSRQYDSMVQYLENGVTRGQDGLWDPEQWQFGDWLDPRAPQNDSGRGTTDGTFVADCFLIASTQIAGKIAAKLAKPVDSSRFRDAAPRLVHAWRDKYLTAAGLVVPDTATALSLALSFDLLPECGDNSIKAQAAARLFRLVRLNDFKLTTGFVGSAFLSRALTQSGGVELAYTMLFQKKCPSYLYPVTMGATTTWERWDSMLPDGTVNPGSMTSFNHHALGSIANWMHADVGGLEAIEPGWKVFRVKPQPNKELSWADTAFESRYGRIELRWTLKGDLFRMRLRVPPNSTAVVSLPSDGRESEVGKGEAKEQRFGSGEYDLRWQFVQTQWPPKALLPPWGRAEF; this is encoded by the coding sequence ATGGGTCATTCGGAGTCTCCAGTCTTGGTTCTTCCACCGACTTTTGAGCAGCATCACAATGGGTTTGGAGTTCAATGTGCGCAACCAAGGCTTTCATGGAGGTTTTCATGCTTGAACGAGCAAATACGCAATTGGAAGCAGACTGCATACGATATCGCAATTTCCTCCAATAGCACAGAGCCCGGCCAAGTCTTCCACGTAGAGAGCGAAGACAACGTTCTAGTACCGTGGCCGAACTCGGAGCCACTCAATTCGCGAGCGCGCCGGTTTGTGCGCGTCAGGTGCTACGGCAAATACTCTCTATTTGATGGGCGTGATAATGATTCCGACCATGATTCCGTGACCGAATGGTCTGCGTCGTCTCTTTTGGAAATTGCATTGCTGAGAAACAGCGATTGGAAGGGGAGTATGATCACGGTGTCGGAGCCGTGGCCTCTGGGTCCGGACCATTCAGCCCGCCCCCTGTGCTTTCACAAGCGGTTTCATCTTTCTCTAAAAGACGGGACGATTGACAGGGGCCGGCTATATGCCACGAGCCATGGCGTGTACAGCGTGCGGATCAATGGCAGAAAAGTCGGCGACCAATGTTTGGCCCCAGGCTTCCAAAGCTACCACAAGAGACTGCATTACCAGATTTACGATATTAAAGATCTTCTGGTAACGCCTGGGTGGAACAAGATCGAGATAGACGTGGCCGCCGGCTGGTTTGCCTCTGCTACCAGTTGGGCCAGGAAACGATTCATCTACGGCCAGAAACTCGGAGTCCTACTGCAGCTAGAGATTTGGGCTGCAGACTCTTCGTTGCCGATTTTGGTGAACACCGACGCGAGCTGGAGCGTCTCCAACACGCCTTTGGTTAGCAGTGAAATACTGGATGGTGAAATCTTTGACCAAAGCCTGAGTGTGGGCTCATCAAAGCTGGACGACGCTAAGTTCTCGGTCCGAGAGTCGCCTATTGCTGTGAGCCGGCTCATCTCTCCGGAAGCCCCGCCGGTAAGGGTGGTGGAGAGGCTCGAAGCAAAAGACATATTCAAATCGCGGTCCGGAACTGCTGTCATTGTGGACTTTGGGCAAAATATCGCCGGTCGCATTTGCGTTAGAAGAGTGCAGAAACCTGCTGGCTCTAGAATCACATTTCGCCATGCCGAAGTCATCCAAGACGGGGAGATTATGTGTCGTCCCTTGCGAACAGCAAAAGCCAGGGACATTATCATATGCGATGGGCGAGAGCTCTTTGACTGGCATCCGCAGCACACGTTCCACGGCTTTAGATATGTCGAGATTGCGGGCTGGAGCCCTGATGACAAGAACTGCCCGCTCACCAAAGCATGCATTGTCGCCGAGGTGATGCATACTGACATGCTGCGTACGGGTTGGTTTTCATGCTCCAACGATGATGTCAATCGACTACATGAGAATGCTCTCTGTAGCATCAAGAGCAACTTTCTGAGTGTGCCCACAGAGTGCCCATCAAGAGATGAGCGCTTTGGTTGGACGGGAGACCTGAACATCATTGCACCTACTGCCAACTTCTTGTATGACACGGCTGGCATGTTGGGAAACTGGTTGCAGGATCTGTACCTCGATCAGATGGAGGGGACCGAATACTGGCGCCAAGGCGTGGTGCCCTTGTTCATTCCCAATTCTTTACTAAGAAATGGCGACGGGGGCCACGGGTGGGATCCGATGCCAAATGGCGTTTGGGGTGACGCTGCAGTTATGGTTCCCTGGGGCCTGTATCGTATGTCTGGTGATGTTAGTTTCCTCTCGAGGCAGTATGATAGCATGGTTCAGTACCTGGAAAATGGCGTGACTCGAGGTCAGGATGGACTCTGGGATCCTGAGCAGTGGCAGTTTGGCGACTGGTTAGACCCAAGAGCGCCCCAGAATGATTCCGGCAGAGGGACCACGGATGGCACATTTGTCGCCGATTGTTTCCTCATTGCTTCCACTCAGATCGCTGGGAAGATAGCCGCGAAGCTAGCCAAACCGGTTGACTCCTCTCGCTTCAGAGACGCTGCACCGCGCCTAGTTCATGCGTGGCGGGACAAGTATTTGACCGCGGCTGGTCTCGTGGTTCCAGATACTGCAACGGCACTTTCGCTCGCCTTGTCGTTTGATCTTTTGCCAGAATGTGGAGACAACTCAATAAAGGCACAGGCGGCGGCTCGTCTGTTCCGACTGGTACGTCTTAATGACTTTAAGCTTACCACAGGATTTGTGGGCAGTGCATTTCTTTCTCGAGCACTCACCCAGTCTGGTGGCGTCGAACTAGCCTACACCATGCTCTTCCAGAAGAAATGTCCTTCATACCTGTATCCCGTTACAATGGGAGCCACCACGACGTGGGAGCGCTGGGACAGCATGCTCCCTGATGGGACTGTTAATCCCGGTTCAATGACAAGCTTCAATCATCATGCTCTCGGGAGCATCGCAAATTGGATGCACGCTGATGTAGGCGGACTCGAGGCGATTGAGCCCGGCTGGAAAGTATTCAGAGTGAAGCCGCAGCCCAATAAGGAGCTGAGCTGGGCGGATACCGCATTCGAATCAAGGTACGGCCGGATTGAGCTGAGATGGACCTTAAAGGGAGACCTTTTCCGCATGAGATTACGGGTGCCTCCAAACTCTACCGCCGTCGTCAGCCTTCCCAGTGACGGCCGAGAATCTGAGGTGGGGAAGGGGGAAGCTAAAGAGCAAAGATTTGGGTCGGGAGAATACGATTTAAGGTGGCAATTTGTACAAACACAGTGGCCACCAAAGGCACTGCTTCCACCATGGGGAAGAGCAGAGTTCTAG